In Chloroflexota bacterium, the following are encoded in one genomic region:
- a CDS encoding lasso peptide biosynthesis B2 protein — MRRKLQSLLRLSRHEKWILAQAWILLLTIDLGLRLLPFSMIQQRTARHRESRHRPSAEEDTAIIHQVQRLVDIAARHHLYPMSCLRRALALQWLLGRQGIVTELRIGVRKEDDTLLAHAWVEYAGQPVGEPDSAISNFASLGTQAIHK, encoded by the coding sequence ATGAGACGTAAGCTACAGAGTCTGCTCCGCCTCTCTCGCCACGAGAAGTGGATCCTGGCCCAGGCGTGGATCTTGCTGCTGACGATCGATCTCGGGCTGCGTTTGCTGCCGTTTTCTATGATTCAACAGCGGACGGCAAGGCATCGGGAAAGCCGGCACCGTCCGTCAGCGGAGGAGGACACCGCGATCATACACCAGGTGCAACGTCTGGTGGACATCGCAGCGCGCCATCACCTGTATCCGATGAGCTGTCTGCGACGGGCCTTGGCCCTGCAATGGCTGTTAGGCCGCCAGGGCATCGTCACCGAGCTGCGCATCGGGGTGCGTAAGGAGGACGACACGCTGCTCGCTCACGCGTGGGTGGAATACGCCGGCCAGCCCGTGGGAGAACCGGACTCGGCTATCAGCAACTTCGCCTCCCTGGGGACCCAAGCGATCCACAAATGA
- a CDS encoding PqqD family protein has product MITLDTRVRAGKDVLFRDLGGESVLLNLQTGKYYGLDEVGTRMWTLLTEHGQVEPAFRALLEEYDVAEDQLQQDLCRFVEELTSRQLLEIHET; this is encoded by the coding sequence ATGATCACTTTAGACACGCGAGTCCGGGCCGGCAAAGATGTACTGTTCCGGGATCTAGGAGGAGAATCCGTGCTTCTGAACCTCCAAACGGGCAAGTACTACGGCCTGGACGAGGTCGGCACCCGGATGTGGACGCTGCTGACCGAACATGGGCAGGTCGAGCCCGCCTTTCGGGCGCTGTTGGAAGAGTATGACGTCGCGGAAGATCAGCTCCAACAAGATTTGTGCCGCTTCGTTGAGGAACTGACCTCCCGGCAACTTCTGGAGATCCATGAGACGTAA
- a CDS encoding Crp/Fnr family transcriptional regulator, which translates to MDLDKQAYLRDMEIFQDLSPKEMEELDRITTVSSVEKGKVFYRPEEVGEVLFILKKGRVQLYRISPEGKKLVIATLGPGSIFGEMALIGQRMHNTFAEAIEDCQICVMSRTDLERLILDKPQVALRVLEITGRRLRAVEERLEDMAFKGIPARLASLLLRLAEEQGNVITGLTHQDLAETVGTYRETATQVLNELKAQGLIDIGRKRITILDPEGLQAIAEG; encoded by the coding sequence ATGGACCTGGACAAGCAAGCCTACTTACGAGATATGGAGATCTTCCAGGATTTAAGCCCTAAGGAGATGGAGGAGCTGGACCGCATCACCACGGTAAGCTCCGTCGAGAAGGGCAAGGTCTTCTACCGGCCAGAAGAGGTGGGGGAGGTCCTTTTCATTCTGAAGAAAGGGCGGGTCCAGCTCTATCGTATATCGCCAGAGGGCAAGAAATTAGTGATCGCCACGTTAGGCCCTGGCAGCATCTTCGGGGAGATGGCCTTGATCGGCCAACGGATGCACAACACCTTCGCCGAGGCGATTGAGGACTGTCAGATCTGTGTCATGAGCCGTACGGACCTGGAACGCTTGATCCTGGACAAGCCTCAGGTGGCGTTGCGGGTGTTGGAGATCACGGGACGACGGCTGCGGGCGGTGGAGGAGAGGTTGGAAGACATGGCCTTCAAGGGCATCCCCGCCCGGCTGGCATCGCTGCTGCTACGACTGGCGGAGGAGCAGGGGAACGTGATCACCGGGCTGACCCATCAGGACCTGGCGGAGACGGTGGGCACCTATCGAGAGACGGCCACCCAGGTATTGAACGAGCTCAAAGCCCAGGGACTGATCGATATCGGCCGCAAGCGGATCACAATCCTGGATCCCGAGGGACTGCAAGCCATTGCAGAGGGATGA
- a CDS encoding pyridoxal phosphate-dependent aminotransferase family protein encodes MEKKAPDGLDRRIAEVVQRIQWGKEEGLYYYLQPVEKLDGAHVWVDGKPKLMFATYSYLGLLNHPKINEAAQKATLQFGTGTHGVRLLGGTITLHQELERKIAHFKGTEDAITFSSGYVTNLATISTLVGRNDVVICDKWDHASIVDGCLLSRAKFLRFRHNDMADLERCLAKTQDKATRLVVVDAVYSMDGDITPLPQVVELCRRYRARLMVDEAHSLGVLGKTGRGIEEHFGMEGAVDIKMGTLSKTIPAVGGYIAADRDMITYLKHAARGFIFSAALPPAVCAAAISAFQVIEEEGAALRARLQRNVDHFIGGLKALGFDTGHTETPIIPVIVGSDDHAMQMTRLLQDNGVFALPVLPPAVPPGTSRIRANVTAAHTEEDIDFALEAFAQAGRALGLIP; translated from the coding sequence GTGGAGAAGAAGGCCCCTGATGGCCTTGATAGGCGCATTGCGGAAGTGGTCCAACGCATTCAGTGGGGGAAAGAAGAAGGCCTCTACTATTACCTCCAACCCGTTGAGAAGCTCGATGGCGCGCATGTGTGGGTCGACGGTAAGCCGAAATTGATGTTCGCTACCTACAGCTATCTGGGCCTGCTGAATCACCCTAAGATCAACGAGGCGGCCCAGAAAGCCACTCTGCAGTTCGGGACCGGGACTCATGGCGTCCGCCTGCTCGGGGGCACCATCACCCTACACCAGGAACTGGAGAGAAAGATCGCCCACTTCAAGGGGACGGAGGACGCCATCACCTTCTCCAGCGGCTATGTGACCAACCTCGCGACCATTTCCACGCTGGTCGGCCGCAACGACGTCGTGATCTGTGACAAATGGGATCACGCCTCCATCGTCGACGGATGTCTGCTCTCACGAGCCAAATTCCTCCGCTTCCGCCACAACGATATGGCGGATCTGGAGCGATGCCTCGCCAAGACACAGGACAAAGCCACCCGCCTGGTGGTCGTGGACGCGGTCTACAGCATGGACGGGGATATCACGCCGTTACCCCAGGTGGTTGAACTGTGCCGACGCTATCGCGCCCGTCTGATGGTGGATGAGGCGCACAGTCTAGGCGTCCTGGGGAAGACCGGGCGCGGGATCGAAGAGCACTTCGGGATGGAGGGGGCCGTAGATATCAAGATGGGCACGCTCTCCAAAACCATCCCGGCCGTGGGCGGGTATATCGCCGCCGATCGAGATATGATCACATACCTGAAACACGCGGCTCGCGGGTTCATCTTCTCCGCCGCCCTGCCGCCGGCTGTGTGCGCGGCGGCCATCTCGGCGTTCCAGGTGATCGAGGAGGAGGGAGCGGCCCTTCGAGCTCGATTGCAACGCAACGTCGACCATTTCATCGGCGGCCTAAAGGCGCTGGGGTTCGACACCGGCCACACGGAAACCCCGATCATCCCGGTCATCGTCGGCTCTGATGATCACGCCATGCAGATGACCCGGTTGCTGCAGGATAACGGGGTCTTCGCCCTGCCCGTGCTCCCGCCCGCGGTCCCGCCGGGCACCAGCCGCATCCGGGCCAACGTAACCGCCGCACACACGGAGGAGGATATCGACTTCGCGCTCGAGGCCTTCGCGCAGGCCGGGCGGGCTCTCGGATTGATCCCATAG
- a CDS encoding response regulator yields the protein MREHLRVLVIDDSLTICRYLERLLTRMGHDVSIASDGTTGMRLHETESFDLILLDLMLPDTDGIALLKEIRSRDQDTCIVMITGHGDIKTAIEAVQQGADGYVEKSQISIGKGLDEFWHIVHRALEFRESQVRRIQLEQEIRQKNRELEATVRELQQARNELQEERNKLREILFSISEIVIAVDQEGRILLMNPQAEKELGISLEEVIGQPISQLPIHKQLLTSLQQALSSKEPVRIEIPNPFTGSNQDGRVFSVTLNPVRLHSDGLPGAIISLHDISQEKELERMKADFYSMITHDLRSPAMAITGFVDLLIQETAGPLNEAQKEMMDIIRRSIRKLLDLINDFLDYSAIDAGFLRLQPAETDVSQVIREAVREIQPLAHQRQHTLEVQVPDEPAIAWVDGERVGQVVTNLLSNAIKYTPQGGRITVRLRTQPDSLVIEVSDNGIGIPAGQIPLLFSKYTRVANEHTRCIQGTGLGLLIVKEIVKAHGGDVEVESEVGRGSTFRVTLPRKQPALAPYQPQEVAIQDVIPAAAPSM from the coding sequence ATGCGAGAGCACCTACGCGTCCTGGTGATCGATGACAGCCTCACGATTTGTCGGTATCTTGAGCGACTGTTGACCCGTATGGGACATGATGTCTCGATCGCCAGCGATGGCACAACCGGGATGAGGCTACACGAGACGGAGTCCTTTGATCTGATCCTGCTCGATCTCATGCTGCCGGATACGGATGGGATTGCCCTCCTCAAGGAGATCCGCTCCCGCGATCAGGACACCTGCATCGTGATGATCACCGGGCACGGCGACATCAAAACGGCCATCGAAGCCGTCCAGCAGGGCGCCGACGGCTACGTCGAGAAGTCCCAGATCTCCATCGGCAAGGGTCTGGACGAATTCTGGCACATCGTCCACCGCGCTCTCGAGTTTCGGGAAAGCCAGGTTCGACGGATTCAACTGGAACAAGAGATCCGGCAGAAGAACCGAGAGCTAGAAGCGACCGTACGGGAGCTTCAACAGGCACGCAACGAGTTACAGGAGGAACGGAATAAACTCCGGGAGATCCTCTTCAGCATCTCGGAGATCGTGATCGCCGTCGATCAAGAGGGTCGCATCCTTCTCATGAACCCTCAGGCGGAAAAAGAGCTCGGCATTTCCCTGGAAGAGGTCATCGGGCAGCCGATCTCCCAGCTCCCCATTCACAAACAGCTCCTCACGAGCCTGCAACAGGCCCTGTCCTCCAAGGAGCCGGTCCGCATAGAGATCCCCAACCCGTTCACGGGATCGAATCAGGACGGCCGCGTCTTCAGCGTGACCCTGAACCCGGTGCGCCTACACAGCGATGGGCTTCCAGGAGCCATCATCAGCCTACACGACATCTCTCAGGAGAAAGAGCTGGAGCGCATGAAGGCCGACTTCTACTCCATGATCACGCACGATCTGCGCAGCCCGGCCATGGCCATCACGGGATTCGTTGACCTGCTGATCCAGGAGACCGCCGGCCCGCTAAACGAGGCTCAAAAGGAGATGATGGATATCATCCGGCGATCCATACGCAAGCTCCTGGATCTTATCAACGACTTCCTGGACTACTCCGCGATCGATGCGGGGTTCCTGCGCCTCCAGCCGGCGGAGACGGATGTCAGCCAGGTCATCCGGGAGGCCGTGCGAGAGATCCAACCGCTGGCGCATCAGCGGCAGCACACACTGGAGGTTCAGGTCCCTGACGAGCCCGCCATCGCCTGGGTGGACGGGGAGCGGGTGGGACAGGTCGTCACCAACCTCCTCAGCAACGCCATCAAATACACCCCCCAGGGTGGCCGCATCACCGTCAGGCTTCGAACCCAGCCGGACAGCCTTGTGATCGAGGTAAGCGACAATGGGATCGGCATACCCGCCGGCCAGATCCCGCTTCTCTTCTCCAAATACACACGTGTGGCCAATGAGCACACCCGATGCATTCAGGGCACCGGCCTGGGGTTGCTCATCGTGAAAGAGATCGTCAAAGCACACGGCGGCGACGTCGAGGTGGAGAGCGAGGTCGGAAGGGGTAGCACCTTCCGCGTCACGCTCCCCCGCAAACAACCCGCGCTTGCGCCCTATCAACCGCAGGAGGTGGCCATCCAAGACGTCATCCCCGCCGCCGCCCCCAGCATGTAA
- a CDS encoding MFS transporter, protein MAQPNEIDYKSFLRTLGRPIVVLLTLQLMGGMILAPHLTFFPLYLKDLGHSTIVIANIVAARQVAGLIASLVGGTLSDSVGRKWTLLLGNVGYLVSSFAFLVLSPGWIGLLWIIGGFGQGLHTLGGQSYLMDTAAPQFLGLTSALYNWGYTLGGVLSSPIAGWILDRWDYGVFARVLVVFSIGTVALNQFVLPRSPVEHRTQAPGLSRFFGYGDIAPRPTVLILATLRFLPTFYYAIMLVLIPLLLDAAGASKTIIAWYATISWIAASLAQAVVGYAADRWNPIPATAMTFAALLASMLGIGLRSSSLWVVFTFGTVGIAAAWSLSTLLPSLVALATVPEERGRVLGFIHLWWNLAMIIGSMASGALFEIASGLPFLVAGIANIGSLALLFVYHRLVAPSRALPSSPR, encoded by the coding sequence ATGGCACAACCCAACGAGATCGACTATAAATCCTTTTTGCGAACCCTCGGGCGCCCTATTGTCGTCCTGCTGACGCTTCAACTGATGGGGGGCATGATCCTCGCCCCGCATCTCACCTTTTTCCCGCTTTACCTGAAGGACTTGGGCCACTCCACCATTGTGATCGCCAACATCGTCGCCGCCAGGCAGGTGGCGGGGTTGATCGCGTCCCTGGTCGGTGGCACCCTGAGCGACTCGGTGGGGCGGAAATGGACGCTGCTATTGGGGAACGTGGGCTATCTGGTGTCCAGCTTCGCGTTTCTCGTCCTTTCGCCGGGTTGGATCGGACTTCTATGGATCATCGGCGGGTTTGGGCAGGGCTTGCACACCCTGGGCGGGCAGAGTTATCTGATGGACACTGCTGCCCCCCAGTTTCTCGGCCTGACCTCGGCTTTGTACAACTGGGGCTATACGCTCGGCGGCGTGCTCAGCAGCCCTATCGCGGGCTGGATCCTCGATCGTTGGGACTATGGCGTCTTTGCCAGAGTGTTGGTCGTGTTCTCCATTGGCACGGTGGCGCTCAACCAATTCGTCTTGCCACGCTCCCCCGTGGAGCACCGGACGCAGGCTCCCGGCCTGAGTCGCTTCTTCGGCTATGGCGATATCGCCCCTCGTCCCACCGTGCTGATTCTGGCCACGCTGCGCTTCCTGCCCACGTTCTACTATGCGATCATGCTGGTCCTGATCCCCTTGCTGCTGGACGCCGCCGGGGCCAGCAAGACGATCATCGCCTGGTACGCCACGATCAGCTGGATAGCGGCCTCCCTCGCTCAGGCCGTCGTGGGATATGCCGCGGACCGGTGGAACCCCATCCCGGCGACGGCGATGACCTTTGCCGCGCTGCTCGCCAGCATGCTCGGCATCGGGCTCCGATCTTCCAGCCTGTGGGTCGTGTTCACTTTTGGGACCGTGGGCATCGCCGCTGCGTGGTCGCTGTCGACCCTGTTGCCCAGCCTTGTCGCTCTGGCCACCGTCCCGGAGGAGCGCGGGCGCGTCTTGGGATTCATCCATTTGTGGTGGAACCTCGCCATGATCATCGGGTCGATGGCCAGCGGGGCGCTGTTCGAGATCGCCTCCGGATTGCCCTTCTTGGTCGCCGGCATCGCCAACATCGGCTCCCTGGCTCTGCTGTTCGTCTATCATCGCCTCGTCGCACCGTCGCGTGCCTTGCCTTCCTCCCCCCGCTAA
- a CDS encoding DUF4012 domain-containing protein: MTRSLPSRRGTPYRRFLILALTSIILISLGWAGFKAYRVYTHARAIWATAQQLKSTARQALAQPQDPAQWKDLPPLLGTMEAELTSLRDEIEPFFPLMRRLEPLPRYGYEISIAPDLLEAGIALVSAGRIGAEQALPMLEALRRPGDSPGDAAQVDILARVLPYLEAGAPAWRSVGAHLDQASAALQRVDPGRLPPVWGDRLRRGRDLLAAGRPLVDLLPHLPDLLGAQGERAYLIIAQNSDELRATGGFISGAGLVRLIDGRIVDLTFRDSYAVDNLDQPHPPAPEPLRRYMGAELLFLRDANWSPDFPTSARIMQTLYELDQGVATHGVIAFDLIAVQELVGALEPLHVPGAEKPLTRKNVLSQIKAAWEQPAEGLTIEQDSREWWRRRKDFMPALVQAAVQRLSGGDVDLQRLGYAFWKAAREKHILIYVNHPEAQAVITTLGWDGGLHPGEQDYLAVFDTNVGYNKVNAVVARQMDYAVTWQENGWTARLTLTYTHPVQIELPSCVHRPEYGRTYADMTRRCYWNYLRVYVPDGSRLLEAEGLDPGSVQEEPGEKETWEIAGYFVMKPGTAHVVRLIYRLPEGVVTRDAYRLMVQKQPGTPAWPFRLTFAGPPGSIWQLEPDTQGTEIRQEEALRHDRLWEIRRVDLLPPGERDQQTER; this comes from the coding sequence ATGACACGCTCTCTGCCATCACGACGAGGCACACCTTATCGCCGATTCCTGATCCTGGCGCTCACGAGTATCATCCTGATCTCCCTCGGCTGGGCCGGGTTCAAGGCTTATCGCGTCTACACCCACGCCCGGGCCATATGGGCCACCGCTCAACAGCTGAAGTCGACGGCTCGCCAGGCGCTCGCACAGCCTCAGGACCCGGCGCAGTGGAAAGATCTGCCTCCGCTTCTGGGCACCATGGAGGCCGAGCTCACCAGCCTGCGGGACGAGATCGAGCCCTTTTTCCCGCTCATGCGGCGCCTGGAGCCGCTGCCCCGCTATGGCTATGAGATCAGCATCGCCCCCGATCTGCTGGAGGCGGGGATCGCGTTGGTCAGCGCCGGCCGTATCGGGGCGGAACAGGCGCTGCCCATGCTGGAAGCGCTGAGGCGGCCGGGCGATTCCCCAGGCGACGCCGCGCAGGTCGACATCCTGGCGCGGGTGTTGCCCTATCTGGAGGCCGGAGCGCCGGCCTGGCGCTCGGTGGGAGCCCATCTGGACCAGGCCAGCGCGGCGCTCCAACGGGTCGATCCGGGACGCCTCCCCCCCGTCTGGGGAGATCGCCTGCGACGGGGCCGGGATCTTCTCGCCGCGGGACGGCCCTTGGTGGATCTCCTGCCCCACCTGCCAGACCTCCTGGGCGCCCAGGGCGAGCGGGCCTACCTGATCATCGCCCAGAACAGCGACGAGCTACGGGCCACCGGCGGGTTCATCAGCGGGGCCGGATTGGTTCGCCTGATCGACGGACGGATCGTGGATCTCACGTTCCGGGACAGCTACGCCGTCGACAATCTGGACCAGCCCCACCCACCCGCGCCGGAGCCGTTACGCCGCTACATGGGCGCCGAACTCCTCTTCCTGCGGGACGCCAACTGGTCCCCGGATTTCCCCACCAGCGCTCGCATCATGCAGACGCTGTACGAGCTGGATCAGGGCGTGGCTACCCACGGCGTCATCGCCTTCGACCTGATCGCCGTGCAGGAGCTCGTCGGCGCGCTGGAGCCACTCCACGTCCCCGGTGCCGAGAAACCCCTCACGAGGAAGAACGTCCTGTCCCAGATCAAGGCGGCCTGGGAACAGCCGGCCGAGGGACTGACCATTGAGCAAGATTCCAGGGAATGGTGGCGGCGGCGAAAGGACTTCATGCCCGCCCTCGTGCAGGCGGCCGTCCAGCGGCTGAGCGGTGGAGACGTGGATCTCCAACGGCTGGGATACGCGTTTTGGAAGGCGGCCCGTGAGAAGCACATCCTGATCTACGTGAACCACCCGGAGGCCCAGGCGGTGATCACGACGTTGGGATGGGACGGCGGCCTGCACCCGGGAGAGCAGGACTATCTGGCCGTGTTCGACACGAACGTGGGATATAACAAGGTCAACGCGGTCGTCGCCCGTCAGATGGACTACGCCGTCACCTGGCAAGAGAACGGCTGGACCGCCCGGCTGACGCTCACCTACACGCATCCCGTCCAGATCGAGCTGCCCTCTTGTGTCCACCGGCCGGAGTACGGCCGCACATATGCAGACATGACACGCCGCTGTTATTGGAACTACCTGCGCGTGTACGTGCCAGACGGCTCCCGGCTGCTGGAGGCGGAAGGATTGGACCCGGGGAGCGTGCAGGAGGAACCTGGCGAGAAGGAAACGTGGGAGATCGCCGGATATTTCGTGATGAAGCCGGGGACGGCGCATGTCGTACGGCTCATATATCGGCTGCCCGAGGGGGTCGTCACGCGGGATGCCTACCGACTCATGGTTCAGAAGCAACCCGGCACCCCCGCGTGGCCATTCCGACTCACGTTCGCCGGCCCTCCGGGCAGTATCTGGCAGCTGGAACCGGACACACAGGGGACGGAAATCCGGCAGGAGGAGGCCTTACGGCACGATCGCCTCTGGGAGATCCGCCGCGTGGACCTGTTGCCCCCTGGCGAACGCGATCAACAAACAGAGCGTTAG
- a CDS encoding DUF2723 domain-containing protein codes for MQVTRGRPRSITRLWPLGPALIAFAVYRATLAPDLTWAHNGADGGDLLTAALTGGVPHPPGYPTYMLLLRGMLALPGGPPAFLGNLFSALTTSLALVFIALAGERSLREAQAPQAIARPLAAIVALLIGFAPTLWSQAVITEVYGLHALFTAALIYLALRLGGGVVRGRQGLAVGLLFGLGLGNHLSLALLIPGMFAYIRLSGTRLTRRALMGLLIGCAIGLLTYLYLPWAAHRDPPVNWGNPRDLPRLWWLVSGQAYRPLVFAFPLAWLPWRLSGWAALLLQNLTLPGLALALFGLWWAEANHRGLLSMTILNVAVFSVYALGYSTADSYVYLSPVYLSLAPAIALGAWVTGAEAIQWVRERWPGRSRAVAGALLFALALLPAGQVWMHWAAEDLGEDREAVDFGRQALATAQDDALIITATDQPTFSLWYFRYGLGLRPDVAILNANLYAFDWYRETVARWHPDVVLVGGRSTPPDFGALVDENVRVRPVYLAELMVDPLTRYSAIRKGPLYLLKPHTP; via the coding sequence ATGCAAGTGACACGCGGCCGCCCCAGATCCATCACCCGCTTGTGGCCCCTCGGGCCAGCGCTCATCGCCTTCGCCGTCTACCGGGCCACGCTGGCGCCGGACCTGACCTGGGCCCACAACGGCGCCGACGGCGGCGATCTGTTGACCGCTGCACTGACCGGCGGCGTTCCCCATCCCCCCGGCTATCCCACCTACATGCTCCTCCTGCGGGGGATGCTCGCGTTGCCAGGCGGCCCTCCTGCCTTCCTGGGCAATCTCTTCTCCGCGCTCACCACCAGCCTCGCGCTCGTCTTCATCGCGCTGGCCGGTGAGCGATCCCTGCGAGAGGCCCAAGCGCCTCAAGCGATCGCACGCCCCCTTGCAGCGATCGTGGCCTTGCTCATCGGCTTCGCCCCCACCCTATGGTCCCAGGCGGTCATCACGGAGGTCTACGGGCTCCACGCGCTCTTCACGGCCGCCCTCATCTACTTGGCGCTCCGTCTAGGAGGCGGTGTCGTGCGCGGCAGACAGGGACTTGCGGTGGGGCTGCTGTTCGGCCTGGGTCTGGGGAATCACCTCTCGCTGGCGTTGCTCATCCCGGGGATGTTCGCATATATCCGGCTGAGCGGGACGCGCCTGACCCGACGCGCCCTCATGGGGCTCCTCATCGGCTGCGCGATCGGCCTGTTGACGTATCTGTACCTGCCATGGGCCGCTCATCGGGATCCGCCGGTGAACTGGGGGAACCCTCGTGATCTCCCCCGGCTCTGGTGGCTGGTCTCCGGACAGGCATATCGCCCCCTCGTCTTCGCCTTCCCCCTCGCCTGGCTTCCGTGGCGGCTATCCGGCTGGGCAGCCCTCCTGCTGCAGAACCTGACGCTCCCCGGGCTGGCACTGGCGCTGTTTGGGCTGTGGTGGGCGGAGGCGAACCACCGCGGCCTGCTGAGCATGACGATCCTGAACGTCGCCGTGTTCAGCGTATACGCGCTGGGCTACAGCACGGCGGACTCCTACGTCTACCTGAGCCCCGTGTACCTCTCGCTGGCGCCCGCGATCGCGCTGGGCGCCTGGGTGACGGGGGCCGAGGCGATCCAATGGGTCCGAGAGCGCTGGCCGGGCCGATCTCGCGCGGTCGCCGGGGCCCTTCTGTTCGCGCTCGCCCTGCTGCCGGCCGGGCAGGTGTGGATGCACTGGGCGGCCGAAGATCTGGGGGAAGATCGAGAGGCCGTGGACTTCGGGCGACAGGCGCTGGCCACGGCCCAGGATGATGCTCTCATCATCACGGCCACCGATCAGCCGACGTTCTCCCTGTGGTATTTCCGCTACGGCCTGGGCCTGCGCCCCGACGTGGCCATCCTCAACGCCAACCTGTACGCCTTTGACTGGTACCGGGAAACGGTGGCAAGATGGCATCCCGACGTGGTGCTGGTCGGGGGGCGATCCACCCCGCCCGATTTCGGCGCGCTGGTGGATGAAAACGTGCGCGTCCGGCCGGTCTACCTGGCGGAGCTGATGGTGGATCCGCTCACCCGCTACAGCGCCATCCGCAAGGGTCCACTGTATTTGCTGAAACCGCACACCCCGTAG